One part of the Anaerolineae bacterium genome encodes these proteins:
- a CDS encoding class II aldolase/adducin family protein, producing the protein MNERALRQQLSDIGRQAVAYGLVKAISGNLSARLPGADEFLITPSGDALDALIPDELVCMG; encoded by the coding sequence ATGAACGAGCGCGCTTTACGCCAACAGCTTAGCGACATCGGCCGCCAGGCTGTTGCCTACGGCCTAGTAAAGGCTATCAGCGGCAACCTCAGCGCCCGCCTCCCGGGCGCGGACGAATTCCTGATCACCCCCTCCGGCGACGCGCTGGATGCCCTGATCCCAGACGAACTGGTGTGTATGGG